In Pyricularia oryzae 70-15 chromosome 2, whole genome shotgun sequence, one genomic interval encodes:
- a CDS encoding nuclear elongation and deformation protein 1 translates to MQYVRNLSDSVSTAWNSINPATLSGAIDVIVVEQEDGALLCSPFHVRFGKFSLLRPYEKKVEFRVNGVKQPYSMKLGEGGEAFFVFETTDNIPKSMQTSPIVSPASSPPFEPQQPGLQDPEAFDLDGESRKSRSPGPVRPQPAIIQPGLAQDGLITPSSTSPNLSVHRLKSGEWGNFEHRPHSDDILRQRARRPSSNLDVEDMPLDLANPSDRSQSPPPLTRGQALGRAVTLSRELAAVNIRTQVTDEGDLMLDMSDMKNNEEDAFRAEILARKVLSQELDGNYDVGALIGMDEQANLWIYHSEEAKEAAMKKMMETSFTNPTVAIDAASDPGYHSDDSSGTAQTPVHRRTESDVGQLALVQTPPSSPGSTTAGDPNRNYAKTLRLTSDQLKAMNLKSGENTLSFTVNRATCSANMYLWKHETPVVISDIDGTITKSDALGHVLNMIGRDWTHAGVAKLYTDIQNNGYNIMYLTSRSVGQADTTRAYLHNIAQDGYRLPRGPTILSPDRTMAALRREIYLRKPHVFKMATLRDIKSLYGLEHHPFYAGFGNRLTDQISYRTVDVPRTRIFTINSNAEVSLDLLSLNKLKLSYLSMSEIVEHYFPPVSTLVKGGGEEFTDFKYWRDQPLEIDEFSASDSDEVDRDDAEDDEDDEESQYDEAADAMGESYISRNSIDEGSVYYEDGQEMLEDSAVYEQEDADAEDDDDDNDEAMESEDEDTAGRGKSPAASTVNGKKNSARKDAVSDVDAEVITGVKNLKVNGDMHR, encoded by the exons ATGCAGTACGTCAGGAATCTGAGCGACTCGGTCTCGACGGCATGGAACTCGATCAACCCGGCTACTCTCAGTGGCGCCATCGACGTTATCGTCGTCGAGCAGGAGGACGGCGCACTGCTATGCTCCCCTTTCCATGTGCGCTTCGGCAAATTTTCACTGTTGCGACCCTACGAGAAGAAGGTCGAGTTTAGAGTAAATGGAGTCAAACAGCCATACTCCATGAAGCTCGGTGAAGGTGGGGAGgccttcttcgtcttcgAGACTACCGACAATATCCCGAAAAGCATGCAGACTTCGCCTATAGTGTCCCCTGCATCAAGCCCGCCCTTTGAGCCTCAGCAGCCAGGCCTTCAAGACCCGGAAGCCTTTGATCTGGATGGAGAGTCCAGGAAGTCCCGTTCGCCGGGACCGGTCCGTCCTCAGCCGGCCATTATCCAGCCTGGTTTGGCACAAGATG GCCTCATCACACCATCGTCGACTTCACCTAACCTTTCCGTTCATCGGCTTAAATCGGGAGAATGGGGAAACTTTGAGCACCGCCCTCACAGCGACGACATCCTGAGGCAACGGGCGCGTAGGCCGTCCTCAAACCTCGATGTTGAAGACATGCCGCTCGATCTCGCGAACCCCTCCGATCGATCCCAAAGCCCGCCTCCTCTCACCCGTGGCCAGGCACTTGGGCGGGCTGTGACACTCTCGAGGGAACTGGCAGCCGTCAACATCCGCACACAAGTGACCGACGAAGGCGACCTGATGCTTGATATGAGTGACATGAAGAACAACGAGGAGGACGCTTTCCGCGCCGAGATCCTTGCACGCAAGGTCCTCTCACAGGAGCTAGATGGAAACTACGATGTTGGCGCACTCATTGGTATGGATGAGCAGGCGAACCTGTGGATCTACCACAGcgaggaggccaaggaggctGCCATGAAGAAGATGATGGAGACTTCTTTCACCAACCCCACCGTAGCCATCGACGCTGCTTCAGATCCTGGGTACCACAGCGACGACAGCTCTGGAACTGCGCAGACTCCTGTTCATAGGAGGACAGAGTCTGACGTTGGCCAACTAGCGCTCGTCCAGACTCCTCCGTCCTCTCCAGGCTCTACTACTGCCGGTGATCCGAACAGGAACTATGCAAAGACGTTGCGCCTCACCAGCGATCAGCTGAAGGCCATGAACCTCAAGTCGGGCGAGAACACTCTCAGTTTCACTGTCAACAGAGCTACGTGCTCTGCGAACATGTATCTCTGGAAACACGAGACCCCTGTCGTCATTTCAGATATTGACGGCACCATTACCAAGTCAGATGCGCTGGGCCACGTGCTCAACATGATCGGACGAGATTGGACGCACGCTGGAGTTGCCAAGCTCTACACTGATATTCAGAACAATGGGTACAATATCATGTACCTCACCAGTCGTTCGGTTGGTCAGGCAGATACAACCCGGGCTTACTTGCACAACATTGCGCAAGATGGCTATCGGCTGCCCCGAGGTCCAACGATTCTCTCCCCAGACCGTACCATGGCAGCCTTGCGCCGCGAAATCTACCTGCGCAAGCCCCATGTGTTCAAGATGGCGACGCTCCGGGATATCAAGAGCCTGTACGGACTTGAGCACCATCCTTTCTATGCCGGCTTCGGCAACAGACTTACAGATCAGATCTCGTACCGCACCGTGGATGTCCCCCGGACTCGCATTTTCACTATCAACTCCAACGCCGAGGTTTCTCTGGATCTCCTCAGCCTGAACAAGCTCAAGCTGAGCTACCTCAGCATGTCGGAGATTGTGGAGCACTACTTTCCCCCCGTGAGCACCTTGGTCAAGGGTGGCGGCGAAGAATTCACAGACTTCAAGTACTGGCGCGACCAGCCCCTTGAGATTGACGAATTTTCCGCCAGCGACTCGGATGAGGTCGACAGGGATGACGctgaagacgacgaggacgacgaggagagcCAGTACGACGAGGCTGCTGACGCTATGGGCGAAAGCTACATCTCACGCAACTCGATCGACGAGGGCAGCGTATACTATGAGGACGGACAAGAGATGTTGGAGGATTCGGCTGTCTATGAACAGGAAGACGCCGATGCAgaggacgatgatgacgacaaTGACGAAGCCATGGAAAGTGAAGATGAGGATACTGCTGGCCGGGGTAAATCCCCTGCTGCGTCAACCGTTAATGGAAAGAAGAACTCGGCTCGGAAAGATGCGGTCAGCGACGTTGATGCCGAAGTCATCACAGGAGTCAAGAACCTCAAGGTCAATGGGGACATGCACCGATGA
- a CDS encoding histidine biosynthesis trifunctional protein translates to MESTLPLPFIVDASVNLNGEAGLSKEQLACLGTIFFEVTPQNLGDVRSFLQPGTSAFEPYLDVTQLESANDILSLLDSGARKVFVKPEQLKDYEEHGSRVGQAVDGTSLQVSAAENGLLVSGIDASGDVSTLVQQFNSKKGSPLFIRPADGADLELCAALARQVHATVILPSSRLTACTKDATGGKVSISKLLASNWTSDRGDKLLPTVVTDDNGIALGLVYSSEESIGEALRTCTGVYQSRKRGLWYKGATSGDTQELVRISLDCDNDALKFVVRQKGRFCHLDQFSCFGNLGGIAKLEQTLTQRRESAPAGSYTARLFSDEKLLRAKIMEEAEELCDAKTKENVAFEAADLIYFALTKAVASGVSLSDIERNLDAKSWKVKRRTGDAKGKWAEKEGIKPSAPSALAPAPAPAATEATSDRIAMKVLDVSQSSVADIQEALKRPSQKSSDAIMKIIGPIVDDVHTNGDKAVLSYTHKFEKATSLTSPVLKAPFPEEMMRLSPETAKAIDISFENIRKFHAAQKEDKPLRVETMPGVVCSRFSRPIERVGLYVPGGTAVLPSTALMLGVPAMVAGCQRIVLASPPRQDGTVTPEIVYVAHKVGAESIVLAGGAQAVAAMAYGTESVTKVDKILGPGNQFVTAAKMLVSNDTNAGVGIDMPAGPSEVLVIADCDANPAFVASDLLSQAEHGVDSQVVLIAVDLDEAGLKAIEDEVHRQAMALPRVDIVRGSIKHSITISVRNIEEAMRISNDYAPEHLILQLKNAEAVVDMVMNAGSVFIGQWTPESVGDYSAGVNHSLPTYGYAKQYSGVNLGSFVKHITSSNLTADGLRNVGEAVMQLAKVEELEAHRRAVSIRMEYMNKQANQ, encoded by the exons ATGGAGTCAACACTACCGTTGCCTTTCATTGTTGATGCCTCTGTCAACCTCAATGGCGAAGCTGGCCTCTCCAAGGAGCAGCTTGCTTGTCTTGGCACGATATTCTTCGAGGTCACGCCGCAGAATCTTGGTGACGTGAGGAGCTTTTTACAGCCGGGCACTTCTGCCTTCGAACCATATCTGGATGTGACTCAACTCGAGTCTGCCAACGACATATTGTCCCTACTTGATAGTGGTGCCAGGAAGGTCTTTGTTAAACCGGAGCAGTTGAAGGACTATGAGGAGCACGGCTCAAGGGTTGGACAGGCTGTTGACGGAACCTCATTGCAGGTCTCCGCAGCAGAGAATGGTCTGCTCGTGAGCGGCATAGATGCGAGCGGTGATGTTTCAACACTGGTCCAGCAGTTCAACTCGAAAAAGGGCTCACCCCTGTTCATCAGGCCAGCAGACGGTGCCGATTTGGAGCTTTGCGCTGCCTTGGCCCGACAAGTGCATGCCACTGTTATCTTGCCGTCATCAAGGCTGACTGCTTGCACCAAAGATGCCACCGGCGGGAAGGTTTCGATATCTAAGCTCTTGGCATCAAACTGGACTTCTGACAGAGGAGACAAGCTGCTTCCTACGGTGGTCACTGACGATAATGGAATCGCCCTGGGACTGGTATACAGCAGCGAGGAGAGCATCGGAGAGGCCCTGCGGACATGCACGGGTGTCTACCAAAGTCGCAAGCGTGGTTTATGGTACAAGGGAGCCACTTCAGGAGACACTCAGGAGCTGGTTCGAATCTCTCTTGACTGCGACAACGATGCTCTCAAATTCGTCGTTAGGCAAAAGGGACGTTTCTGCCACCTCGACCAGTTTAGCTGCTTTGGAAACCTCGGCGGCATTGCCAAGTTGGAGCAAACACTCACACAACGCAGAGAGTCGGCTCCTGCAGGCTCGTACACTGCCAGGTTGTTTTCAGATGAGAAGCTTTTGAGGGCCAAGATCATGGAGGAGGCTGAGGAGCTTTGCGATGCAAAGACCAAGGAGAACGTTGCCTTTGAGGCCGCTGACCTTATCTACTTTGCGCTGACGAAGGCGGTTGCTTCGGGCGTCAGTTTGAGCGACATCGAGAGGAACCTTGACGCTAAGAGCTGGAAGGTCAAGCGTAGGACGGGAGACGCCAAGGGCAAATGGGCCGAGAAGGAAGGTATCAAGCCTAGTGCACCCAGTGCGCTCGCACCAGCTCCTGCGCCTGCTGCTACAGAGGCGACGTCTGACAGGATCGCAATGAAGGTCCTCGACGTCAGCCAGAGCTCTGTTGCCGACATCCAAGAAGCCCTGAAGCGCCCCTCCCAAAAGTCGTCCGACGCCATCATGAAGATCATCGGCCCCATAGTCGACGACGTCCACACGAATGGCGACAAGGCTGTCCTGTCATACACTCACAAGTTCGAAAAGGCAACGTCCCTGACGTCACCCGTCCTCAAGGCCCCCTTCCCCGAGGAGATGATGCGCCTGTCCCCCGAGACTGCCAAGGCCATCGACATCTCGTTCGAGAACATCCGCAAGTTCCACGCGGCCCAGAAGGAGGACAAGCCCCTGCGCGTTGAGACCATGCCCGGCGTCGTGTGCAGCCGCTTCAGTCGGCCCATCGAGCGCGTGGGCCTGTACGTGCCCGGCGGCACGGCCGTGCTGCCCTCTACCGCCCTCATGCTTGGCGTCCCCGCCATGGTGGCCGGCTGCCAGCGCATCGTGCTCGCCTCCCCGCCGCGCCAGGACGGCACCGTGACTCCCGAGATTGTCTACGTCGCCCACAAGGTCGGCGCCGAGAGCATCGTGCTCGCCGGTGGCGCCCAGGCAGTCGCTGCCATGGCGTACGGAACCGAGAGCGTTACCAAGGTCGACAAGATCCTGGGCCCAGGTAACCAGTTCGTCACGGCGGCTAAGATGCTAGTCAGCAACGACACCAACGCCGGCGTCGGCATCGACATGCCCGCCGGCCCCTCTGAGGTACTCGTCATTGCCGACTGCGACGCCAACCCGGCCTTTGTCGCGTCGGACCTCCTCTCCCAGGCCGAGCACGGCGTCGACAGCCAGGTCGTCCTCATCGCCGTCGACCTGGACGAGGCGGGCCTCAAGGCCATCGAGGACGAGGTCCACAGGCAGGCCATGGCGCTGCCCAGGGTCGATATTGTCAGGGGTAGCATCAAGCACTCAATCACCATCTCGGTCCGCAACATCGAGGAGGCCATGCGCATCAGCAACGACTACGCACCGGAGCATCTCATCCTGCAGCTCAAGAACGCAGAGGCCGTCGTCGACATGGTCATGAATGCCGGCAGTGTGTTTATCGGGCAGTGGACGCCTGAGAGCGTTGGCGATTATTCTGCCGGTGTCAACCACTCGCTCC CTACATACGGCTACGCAAAGCAATACTCGGGCGTCAACCTTGGCTCGTTTGTCAAGCACATAACCAGCTCCAATCTGACTGCGGACGGTCTTCGCAACGTTGGTGAGGCCGTCATGCAACTGGCCAAGGTCGAGGAGCTTGAAGCCCACAGGAGGGCTGTTAGCATTCGTATGGAATACATGAACAAGCAAGCCAACCAGTAG
- a CDS encoding GTPase binding protein Rid1: protein MAAIDDPSSNAATKLNGTADRPSRPKSSIFKSFVHRRNNSDGTELTSSFAVQPTSSAAYQPRTDQNDGVLNPYAVSSSADMGLPGFARQGRALGELHYNQQEQPARSPPKKTDATSRSPQKNSFVNVSFKALVNKDSTGDGRSVPSSPTKPKKTKSTTNFATLLSRPKSSKNLKGTADDGAASGKDKENRTPEGSASGALLPTPIYAQFATAGAEDKQSEPVGYVGGNSRSTQVNASVTNLSPSKEEKSPLKQRPKSFQPYFHSKADPARGTDDMIATPKETQNGHKSSTWHKREKASRPKITNAFSGFGGKSVKGSLSPTPPSPEPVIDPKDIDTHLEAMLDRRNIPENQRYKMRSLSDTIKMEFIRQDWAETQAKKNAEQQAARDNSALLDNAGSTSSGSVGSMEKETMAKSKTSRGRTFTLSKGGNKSPSSPTKKKGDGTLGRHFRSKSTESIVSDRPSSGGSSNGGGFFSKVKPQPCPADFVSYLRKVQKPELVEVGKLHKLRLLLRNETVAWIEDFVRQGGMMEVVGLLNRIMAVEWREEHEDALLHEVLLCLKALSTTALAMQYLHTIQGNLFPALINMIFDPEKKGPSDFTTRNIITSVLFTYIESSSPQERVRRAATVLSYLRDPKGKEEERPVSFVLEMRKERPYRVWCKEAVSVTKEVFWIFLHTLNVVSLPVDKCTKGGQALETVQKEQTRNPNDPSSYLIRHFPQERPPVPAAPYVGGVEWDATNYLASHLELMNAIIACTPTAAERNVLREEFRVSGWERCMGGSLRLCKEKFYGAVHDGLRTWVAAAHEDGWDVRDVRYGPPSDAPKSPPKKRGGGLTPAAKKKLDEPAPKLQLDLVASPAAEARINSAVGKPQEFWLS from the exons ATGGCCGCCATTGACGATCCATCATCTAATGCAGCGACCAAGCTTAATGGCACTGCCGATCGTCCCTCGAGGCCCAAGTCTTCCATCTTCAAGTCTTTCGTCCACAGACGCAACAACTCGGACGGCACTGAGTTGACATCGTCTTTCGCCGTCCAACCTACATCCAGTGCTGCATATCAGCCACGAACCGATCAGAACGACGGCGTGTTGAATCCGTACGCCGTTAGCAGCTCAGCCGACATGGGGCTGCCTGGCTTCGCTCGGCAAGGCCGGGCCCTCGGTGAGCTTCACTACAACCAGCAAGAGCAGCCTGCGCGATCACCTCCCAAAAAGACGGATGCAACCTCGAGGTCACCCCAGAAGAACTCGTTTGTCAACGTCTCCTTCAAGGCCTTGGTCAACAAGGACAGCACTGGTGATGGTCGGTCTGTGCCGAGCTCGCCAACAAAGCCCAAGAAGACGAAATCAACAACAAATTTTGCGACTCTGCTTTCTCGACCCAAATCATCCAAGAACCTCAAGGGTACGGCAGATGACGGGGCAGCAAGTggcaaggacaaggaaaACAGAACTCCAGAAGGCTCCGCGAGCGGGGCTCTATTGCCTACTCCCATATACGCCCAGTTTGCTACAGCGGGTGCTGAAGACAAGCAGTCTGAACCAGTTGGATACGTGGGAGGCAACTCCAGAAGTACCCAGGTGAACGCATCCGTCACCAACCTGTCACCATCAAAGGAGGAGAAGTCCCCCCTGAAGCAGAGGCCCAAATCATTCCAACCATATTTTCACTCAAAGGCTGACCCCGCCCGAGGGACTGATGACATGATTGCAACGCCAAAGGAGACTCAGAATGGACACAAGTCCTCGACTTGgcacaaaagagaaaaagcctCGAGGCCCAAGATTACCAATGCTTTCTCCGGGTTTGGAGGAAAGTCTGTGAAGGGCTCGCTCTCACCTACACCTCCATCCCCGGAGCCAGTCATTGATCCCAAGGATATTGATACCCACTTGGAAGCCATGCTGGACCGACGGAACATACCGGAAAATCAACGGTACAAGATGCGAAGCCTCAGCGACACTATCAAGATGGAGTTCATCCGACAGGACTGGGCCGAAAcacaagccaaaaagaatgcCGAGCAGCAAGCAGCCAGAGACAACAGTGCTCTCCTGGATAATGCCGGTTCAACCAGTTCCGGCAGTGTCGGCTCTATGGAAAAAGAGACGATGGCCAAGAGCAAGACTAGCCGAGGCAGGACCTTCACACTTTCTAAGGGTGGCAACAAGTCACCGTCCTCCCCAACAAAGAAGAAAGGGGATGGAACCCTCGGCAGACATTTCCGCTCCAAGTCAACTGAGAGCATCGTCAGTGATAGGCCATCCTCGGGTGGCTCCTCCAATGGAGGAGGCTTCTTCTCCAAAGTGAAGCCCCAACCCTGTCCTGCCGATTTCGTTTCGTATCTTCGTAAAGTTCAGAAGCCGGAACTTGTCGAAGTTGGGAAGCTACACAAATTGAGGCTGCTGTTGCGCAATGAAACCGTCGCCTGGATCGAGGATTTTGTCCGCCAAGGTGGCATGATGGAAGTCGTCGGCCTCCTCAACCGCATAATGGCCGTCGAATGGAG GGAGGAGCACGAAGATGCACTACTCCATGAAGTTTTGCTTTGCCTCAAGGCACTTTCAACAACTGCCTTGGCTATGCAGTACTTGCACACCATCCAGGGAAACCTATTCCCAGCCCTGATCAACATGATTTTTGATCCCGAGAAGAAGGGCCCGAGCGATTTCACGACCCGGAATATCATCACATCTGTGCTATTCACCTATATTGAAAGTTCAAGCCCGCAGGAGCGTGTCAGGCGTGCGGCTACCGTGCTCTCATATCTGCGCGATCCCAAGGGCAAGGAAGAGGAGCGGCCAGTCAGCTTTGTGCTTGAGATGCGCAAGGAGCGGCCTTATCGTGTCTGGTGCAAAGAAGCTGTCAGTGTCACGAAGGAGGTGTTTTGGATATTTTTGCATACACTCAATGTCGTTTCACTGCCAGTGGACAAGTGCACCAAGGGCGGTCAGGCACTCGAGACCGTTCAGAAAGAACAAACCAGAAACCCTAACGACCCATCATCGTATCTCATACGGCACTTTCCACAGGAGCGACCGCCTGTGCCTGCGGCACCGTATGTCGGTGGTGTCGAGTGGGATGCAACAAACTACCTTGCATCACACTTGGAGCTGATGAATGCCATAATTGCATGCACGCCAACTGCTGCAGAGCGCAATGTCCTCCGTGAGGAGTTCCGTGTCTCCGGATGGGAGCGGTGTATGGGAGGCTCGCTGAGGCTCTGCAAAGAAAAGTTCTACGGTGCCGTACATGATGGTCTGCGTACCTGGGTTGCTGCAGCGCACGAGGATGGCTGGGACGTCCGTGACGTCCGATACGGCCCGCCATCTGACGCTCCAAAGAGTCCGCCAAAGAAACGAGGCGGCGGATTGACGCCTGCGGCTAAGAAAAAACTCGACGAACCAGCACCAAAGCTTCAGCTCGATTTGGTGGCTTCACCTGCAGCCGAGGCAAGGATAAATTCTGCCGTCGGAAAACCTCAGGAGTTTTGGCTCTCTTGA